One region of Salvia miltiorrhiza cultivar Shanhuang (shh) chromosome 3, IMPLAD_Smil_shh, whole genome shotgun sequence genomic DNA includes:
- the LOC131014168 gene encoding transcriptional regulator SUPERMAN-like — protein MEKYSKWACDQRLRDGTNLSFERDRAYGFSWPQRNYRCSFCNKEFKSAQALGGHMNVHRRDRARMRLSPSPNPNPNPNPNPNPSLSLSTSTPKLLPCNVACLSLINSPSPPPLQEDDFAAIRRSSPCLAREDLGKYKNHGFATRNDVIRLDLSLGLIQDANKDLDLDLDLELRLGYS, from the coding sequence ATGGAGAAATATTCCAAGTGGGCTTGTGATCAAAGGTTGAGAGATGGAACGAATCTGAGCTTCGAGAGAGATCGAGCTTATGGATTCTCGTGGCCTCAGAGGAACTATAGGTGCAGCTTCTGCAACAAGGAATTCAAGTCTGCACAAGCTCTTGGAGGCCACATGAATGTGCATAGGAGAGATAGGGCAAGAATGAGGCTTTCTCCCTCtccaaaccctaaccctaaccctaaccctaaccctaaccctagtttGTCCTTGTCTACCTCCACCCCTAAGTTGTTGCCTTGTAATGTGGCATGTCTTTCTCTCATCAACTCACCCTCTCCTCCTCCTCTGCAAGAAGACGACTTCGCAGCCATTCGCCGTTCCTCGCCTTGCCTAGCTAGAGAGGATCTTGGAAAATACAAGAATCATGGTTTTGCAACAAGGAATGATGTTATTAGATTGGATTTGAGCTTGGGTTTGATCCAAGATGCTAACAAggatttggatttggatttggatttggaGCTTCGACTTGGTTATTCCTAG